The Pseudomonas parafulva genome includes a window with the following:
- the sdhC gene encoding succinate dehydrogenase, cytochrome b556 subunit, translating to MKKAVKSQRPVNLDLRTIKLPVTAYTSILHRISGVILFIGLAIMLYALGKSLGSEEGFGEVKACLTSPLAKFVTWGLLSALLYHLVAGVRHLIMDMGIGETLEGGKLGSKIVIVISVVLIVLVGVWVW from the coding sequence GTGAAAAAAGCCGTGAAAAGCCAACGACCTGTAAACCTAGACCTAAGGACCATCAAGCTTCCTGTCACCGCGTACACGTCCATCCTGCACCGTATCTCCGGCGTCATTCTGTTCATCGGCCTTGCCATCATGCTGTATGCACTGGGCAAGTCGCTGGGTTCGGAGGAAGGCTTCGGTGAAGTGAAGGCGTGTCTGACCAGCCCGCTGGCCAAGTTTGTGACCTGGGGCCTGTTGTCCGCCCTGCTTTATCACCTCGTGGCAGGTGTTCGTCACCTGATCATGGACATGGGTATCGGCGAGACGCTGGAAGGCGGCAAGCTGGGCTCGAAAATCGTGATCGTCATCTCCGTGGTGCTGATCGTTCTGGTGGGAGTTTGGGTATGGTAA